One segment of Solanum stenotomum isolate F172 chromosome 1, ASM1918654v1, whole genome shotgun sequence DNA contains the following:
- the LOC125844699 gene encoding glycosyltransferase BC10 translates to MILQPESQKMRNRGEKEDLEGKLPVSVTRDSSVSLLRVLATLIVFVIGVVIGLTSSSHIDRYFTFQAEQIIANNALADTVSKESGNCSVCEKEDCLSMDSFVRPKILIHGMSDEELFWRASLEPYKKEFPFKRVPKVAFMFLTRGQLPFIPLWERFFQGQDVNKYSIYMHALPGYVLSISNTSVFYKRQIPSQHVEWGSVTLVDAEKRLMANALLDFSNERFVLLSESCIPVYNFPTVYKYLIGSIHSFVESYDDPSRYGRGRYNRHMKPDIKLPDWRKGSQWFEMNRTLAVRVVSDTKYYDIFRRFCKPACYPDEHYIPTFIRLFHGPLNANRTVTYVDWSLGGPHPAAFSAVNITEGFLQLIRNNGTACAYNSEKTHVCYLFARKFNPSALEPLLNLSSKVMEY, encoded by the exons ATGATCTTGCAACCTGAGAGTCAAAAAATGAGGAAtagaggagaaaaggaagacCTAGAGGGTAAATTGCCTGTGTCAGTAACAAGAGATTCATCAGTTAGTCTTTTAAGGGTGTTGGCAACTTTGATTGTATTTGTAATTGGAGTAGTTATTGGATTGACTTCAAGTTCACATATTGATAGGTACTTTACCTTTCAAGCTGAACAGATTATAGCAAATAATGCATTGGCTGATACAGTGAGCAAGGAGAGTGGAAATTGTTCTGTTTGTGAGAAGGAGGATTGTTTAAGCATGGATAGTTTTGTTAGGCCAAAGATTTTGATTCATGGAATGTCAGATGAGGAATTGTTTTGGAGAGCTTCATTAGAGCCTTACAAGAAAGAGTTTCCATTTAAGAGAGTGCCTAAAGTGGCCTTTATGTTCTTGACTAGGGGACAGTTACCATTTATACCATTGTGGGAGAGGTTCTTTCAAGGGCAGGATGTGAATAAGTATTCTATATATATGCATGCCCTCCCAGGGTATGTGCTAAGTATTTCTAATACCTCAGTTTTTTACAAGAGGCAAATTCCAAGTCAG caTGTTGAATGGGGATCAGTAACACTTGTTGATGCTGAGAAGAGGCTAATGGCCAATGCTCTGCTCGACTTCTCAAATGAGCGGTTTGTCCTCCTTTCTGAGAGCTGCATTCCAGTTTACAATTTCCCAACTGTCTACAAGTATCTCATAGGATCCATTCATAGTTTTGTTGAATCATATGATGATCCTTCTCGCTATGGGCGTGGGCGCTATAACCGCCATATGAAACCTGATATCAAACTTCCTGATTGGCGAAAAGGGTCGCAATGGTTTGAGATGAATCGAACTTTAGCTGTTAGAGTAGTTTCAGATACCAAATACTACGATATCTTCAGAAGATTTTGCAAGCCTGCTTGCTATCCAGATGAGCACTATATTCCTACTTTTATTCGATTGTTCCACGGACCTTTAAATGCAAACCGAACAGTGACGTATGTTGACTGGTCCTTAGGGGGACCGCACCCTGCAGCATTCAGCGCGGTAAATATTACTGAAGGTTTTTTACAGTTGATAAGGAACAATGGAACAGCATGTGCATACAACTCAGAGAAAACACATGTTTGTTACCTCTTTGCTAGGAAGTTTAATCCAAGTGCTCTAGAACCTTTACTGAACCTAAGTTCCAAAGTGATGGAATACTGA